In the genome of Pseudomonas fluorescens, the window AATCGACCACCGCCATGTCGTCCTCGCCCATGCGGCACGAACCGCATGGATGGTAGGTGCTTTCCAGGTTGTCACGCACGAAGGCGTCGAGGTCTTCATCACTGGTCACCTGGGCGCCCGGGGCGATTTCGCCATCGCGGAAGCGGTCCATGGCTTTCTGGCCGATGATCTCGCGGGTCAGGCGAATGCAGCGGCGGAAGCCTTCGCGGTCCTCTTCCCGCTCCAGATAGTTGAAGCGGATTTCCGGATGCTCGTACGGGTCGGCCGAGCGTACTCGCACATAGCCGCGACTTTTCGGCTTGTTCGGCCCGGTCAGCACCATGAAGCCATGGCCCTTGATCGGCTTGTTGCCGTCGTAGCGCATCGCTGCCGGCAGGAAGTGGAACTGGATGTCCGGCCAGCGCAAGCCCTTCTCGGAGCGGATGAAACCACCGGCCTCGAAGTGGTTGGTGGCGCCCAGGCCGTCCTTGAACAGCAGCCAGCGCAGACCGATCATCAGCTTGCTCAGCGGGTCCATCTTGTTGTTGAGGGTCACCGGCTCCTTGCAGCCGAACTGGATGTACACCTCGGCGTGATCCTGCAGGTTCTCCCCTACTCCCGGCAGGTCATGGCGTACGCCGATCCCGGCCTTGCGCAGGACGTCCGCCGGGCCGATGCCCGAGCGTTGCAGCAGGTGCGGCGAGCCGATCGGCCCGGACGAGATCAGCACTTCGCGGTTGCAATACACCTGGTGAGTCTGGCCACCGTGGTCATACATGACCCCCACCGCCCGCTTGCCTTCGAGGATTATCTGACGGGTCATCGCATGGGTGATCACCGTCAGGTTCGGACGGCCCATGGCCGGGCGCAGGTAGGCGTTGGCCGTGGAACAGCGCACGCCGTTCTTCACGGTCATGTGCATCGCGCCGAAACCTTCCTGCATGTAGCCGTTGCAGTCTTCGGTCTTGATGTAGCCCGCCTCCGCGCCGGCTTCGACCCAGGCACCGTACAGCGGGTTTTTCATGTGGTTGCCGTTGGTGGTGTGCAGCGGCCCGGTCTGCCCGCGATAGCTGTCGCCACCCGACTCGTAGCTCTCGGCGCGCTTGAAGTACGGCAGGCAGTTGCGATAGCCCCAGCCTTCGGCACCCAGGGATTCCCACTCGTCAAAGTCCAGCGCATGGCCACGGATATACACCAGGCCGTTGATCGACGACGAACCGCCCAGCACCTTGCCCCGTGGGCAGTGAATGCGTCGGCCGTTGAGGTGGGTCTCCGGCTCGGTCTCGTAGCGCCAGTTGTACTTCTTGGTGTTCATCGGGATCGAGAATGCGCTCGGCATCTGGATCACTACGCTCTTGTCACTGCCGCCGAATTCCAGGACCAGCACCGAGGTGGCCGGGTCTTCGCTCAGGCGGTTGGCCAACACACAACCTGCCGAGCCTGCCCCAATGATGATGTAGTCGTATTTTTGCGTAGACATTCTTTGCGTGGTCATGACTATCTCCCGACCGTCGATTCAGTGAAAACCGGCACTGGCTGCTGTTTGTGGGTCAGCGTGTCACCGGTGGTGTATTGCGGGGAGTTTTTCTCGATCTGCTGGATCACCGCCTCCTCGCGCTTGAGATCGATCGAGCGGCTCAGCCAGTAGTACGCCACGCCCGACACGATCAGCCCGACCAGCCAGGCGATGTCGATGCTGCCCAGCGCCTTGGCGAGCGGGCCGACATACACCTCGCGTTGTTCAACGCCGTCGTAGATGTAGAAGAACGGGATCATCGAGATAAAACCGATCGCATAGGCGGCGATACCGCGCAGTCCCCAGCTGCCGTAGATGTTGCCGTGGGGCATGAAGAAGTGCGGGATGGCGTAGCGGCCCTTGCGCACGAAGAAGTAGTCGGTGAGGTTGACCGAGGTCCAGGGCACCAGGAAGTACAGCATCACCACCAGGTAGATCCCCAGCACCGACAAGCCTTTGCCGGAACTCTGGATGCTCAGGGCCACGCCCAGTTGCAGCAGGATCACGAAGCCGATGGCCAGGATGCGTGCCTTGCGGGTGGGTTCGATGTGCTTGATCGAGTCGACGCAGGTCAGCGTGGTCAGCTTGGCACTGTAGATGTTCATCGCGATCACCGGCAGGAACGCCAGGATGGTGACCACCACCACTGCCGTGCCCACCAGCGGCGACACGGTGTTGCCGACTTGCCCGAGGGCGACCAGCACGTCAGTGGAGTGCAGGTGATCGGCCAGCCAGCCACCCACGGAAATCATCCACGCACCGGACAGCGACGCCCCGAGGAACACCACCGCGATCAGTTTGCCGCTGGAGGTGTTTTTCGGCAGGTAGCGCGAGTAGTCCGACACATAAGGCGCATAGGCGATGTTGTAGCTGGCGGCCGCCGCAAACTGCGCGATGAAACCGGTCCAGTTGAAACCCAGCGGTTCCCGGGCCACTTCGCCTTCCGCGAGTGCCGGCAGCACCGCATCCGGCACCCAGCCCATCACCACCGCCACGGTCACCAGGCCGTACAGCGGCAACGACAGGTATAACGCCCATTTGAAGCTGC includes:
- a CDS encoding cytosine permease translates to MNTNAKSAPSVSSLDEKSVVEGHSIDFIPENERTDKLASQGPFWFLGNFTFFTMTIGFVGPSVGLTALWTTLAGTLGIMFGTLFMAFHGSQGPHLGLPQMIQSRAQFGYRGVILVLLATLFVFAGFNIVNLVLMMQGLHTLFGFNPAVIAVAVTIPAAVLAILGHDWMHRSFKWALYLSLPLYGLVTVAVVMGWVPDAVLPALAEGEVAREPLGFNWTGFIAQFAAAASYNIAYAPYVSDYSRYLPKNTSSGKLIAVVFLGASLSGAWMISVGGWLADHLHSTDVLVALGQVGNTVSPLVGTAVVVVTILAFLPVIAMNIYSAKLTTLTCVDSIKHIEPTRKARILAIGFVILLQLGVALSIQSSGKGLSVLGIYLVVMLYFLVPWTSVNLTDYFFVRKGRYAIPHFFMPHGNIYGSWGLRGIAAYAIGFISMIPFFYIYDGVEQREVYVGPLAKALGSIDIAWLVGLIVSGVAYYWLSRSIDLKREEAVIQQIEKNSPQYTTGDTLTHKQQPVPVFTESTVGR
- the betA gene encoding choline dehydrogenase produces the protein MSTQKYDYIIIGAGSAGCVLANRLSEDPATSVLVLEFGGSDKSVVIQMPSAFSIPMNTKKYNWRYETEPETHLNGRRIHCPRGKVLGGSSSINGLVYIRGHALDFDEWESLGAEGWGYRNCLPYFKRAESYESGGDSYRGQTGPLHTTNGNHMKNPLYGAWVEAGAEAGYIKTEDCNGYMQEGFGAMHMTVKNGVRCSTANAYLRPAMGRPNLTVITHAMTRQIILEGKRAVGVMYDHGGQTHQVYCNREVLISSGPIGSPHLLQRSGIGPADVLRKAGIGVRHDLPGVGENLQDHAEVYIQFGCKEPVTLNNKMDPLSKLMIGLRWLLFKDGLGATNHFEAGGFIRSEKGLRWPDIQFHFLPAAMRYDGNKPIKGHGFMVLTGPNKPKSRGYVRVRSADPYEHPEIRFNYLEREEDREGFRRCIRLTREIIGQKAMDRFRDGEIAPGAQVTSDEDLDAFVRDNLESTYHPCGSCRMGEDDMAVVDSELRVRGIAGLRVIDSSVFPTEPNGNLNAPTIMLAERASDLVRGAQMLPSADVPVGLVEGWESSQRTSLPGRNVRV